A section of the Pedobacter sp. HDW13 genome encodes:
- a CDS encoding quinone-dependent dihydroorotate dehydrogenase yields MYRLIKPIFFKFDPENVHYFVVKRLKWFNDKFPLGKTIIRSSFDVHIKGLEKEVFGIKFRNPVGLAAGFDKNGEYVEALSNLGFGFIEVGTVTPMPQPGNDKPRMFRLPNDEALINRMGFNNKGVDVMAERLRLLKDKHPDIVVGGNIGKNKATPNEDAVNDYIKCFDRLFDVVDYFVVNVSSPNTPGLRELQEKEPLKNILNTLQQRNLKNNISRPILLKIAPDLTDAQLDDIIEIVAETKIAGIIATNTTISRENLATEKVLAEETGGLSGKPVKERSTEVIRYLSEKSNKAFPIIGVGGIHSAEDAQEKLDAGASLVQLYTGFIYEGPGLIKSICKALVNVKAIS; encoded by the coding sequence ATGTATCGCCTTATTAAACCAATATTCTTCAAGTTTGACCCCGAAAATGTACATTATTTTGTAGTAAAGCGGTTAAAATGGTTTAACGATAAGTTTCCTTTGGGTAAAACCATTATCCGTAGCAGCTTCGATGTTCATATAAAAGGCCTCGAAAAAGAAGTTTTTGGTATAAAATTCAGAAATCCTGTTGGCTTGGCTGCCGGTTTTGATAAAAACGGCGAGTATGTAGAAGCACTGAGCAATTTGGGCTTCGGATTTATCGAAGTAGGAACGGTTACTCCAATGCCGCAACCAGGTAACGATAAACCGCGTATGTTCCGCCTGCCAAACGATGAGGCTTTGATTAATCGCATGGGTTTCAATAATAAAGGGGTAGATGTGATGGCTGAGCGTTTGCGCTTGCTAAAAGATAAACACCCTGATATTGTTGTAGGAGGAAACATTGGTAAAAATAAAGCCACACCTAACGAAGATGCGGTTAACGATTACATTAAATGTTTCGACAGGCTTTTTGATGTGGTAGATTATTTTGTGGTAAATGTAAGTTCGCCCAATACGCCTGGCCTGCGCGAATTGCAGGAGAAAGAGCCTTTAAAAAATATCCTAAATACCTTACAGCAACGAAATCTAAAAAATAATATCTCGCGTCCGATACTGCTGAAAATTGCTCCCGATTTAACCGATGCGCAGCTTGATGATATTATTGAGATTGTTGCTGAAACCAAAATTGCAGGTATTATTGCTACCAATACTACCATTAGTCGCGAAAACCTGGCTACAGAGAAAGTTTTGGCAGAAGAAACAGGCGGTCTAAGTGGTAAACCTGTAAAAGAACGCTCAACAGAGGTGATTCGTTATCTTTCGGAAAAATCGAATAAAGCTTTTCCTATTATTGGTGTAGGGGGAATTCACTCAGCAGAAGATGCGCAAGAGAAATTAGATGCAGGTGCTTCTTTGGTACAATTGTATACGGGCTTCATTTACGAAGGACCGGGACTGATTAAAAGCATTTGTAAAGCACTGGTGAATGTTAAAGCAATAAGTTAA